TGACGGCTTCGGTGGCGTGCCGGATGATATTGCTGACACCAGGACCGGCGAACGCTGCATGACACCCGAGCAACCCGACAAAAATCCCGACCATGACGGCCCGCGCGACGACGGGACCAGCCATCCTGGCCAAGACTCAGGTTCGCCGCCGCCGGGGTCGTTGAACGAGCAGATTCAGCATGTTCCGGTCAGTGCCCGGGTTCCGCCTGGCGTCAGCCGGGGGGTGTTCAGCACGGGGGTCATCGTTTTCGACGGCCCCAACGAGTTCGTGCTCGATTTCGTGCTGCGGCTGGGGGCGCCGCACGTGGTCGCCTCTCGGGTGGTGATGCCGCACCAGGTGCTCGCGCAGTTCCTGGCTGCGCTCCGCGAGAACATCACCCTCTATGAAGGCCGTTTCGGCAAGCCGGCGGCCATGCCGGTGCCCAAGAATCCCGAAGGGCAAAAGACGACGATTGCCGACTTGTACGAGCAGCTCAAACTGCCCGACGAGATGCTCAGCGGCGTGTATGCCAACGCGGTGATGATTGGGCACACGCCCTCGGAGTTCTGGTTCGATTTCATTGCCAACTTCTATCCGCGTTCGTGCGTGTCGGCCCGTGTGTTTCTCAGTGCCCAGCAGGTCCCCGGTTTGGCAGAGACGCTCAACACCTCGTTTCAGCAGCATCTGCGCAAGCGGACCGGCCCGCCCGAGTCGCCCGAGCCGCCACCACCGCCGGCCGGCTAATGCCCTCCGCGGCTTGGCTGAGAAATCCGACCGGTAGTGACGACAATTATTTCTATTTCGCACGCAGCGGTGTGGCCGGCCCATACGGCTCGTTCAACGATGCCGGACCAGCGCTATTCGCGCTGCCGCAACACATTGCGGTCATTAAAGATAGCTCAAAATGCAAACATTGACGCTGGTCATGGCAAGGCTATTATTAATCATATTCCACTAAGGCGCACCCTAAGCCACGATTGAAGTACGCCATGCCAGATCAGCTCCTGGACCGCGAACTGAGACTGTACGTCGACGTTTCCCAGCAGTGGAAGGCGGATCACCAGGAGGCACTGGGGTGTTATAAATTCGAGGACATTCTAGCGCGGGGAGTTCAGGTTTTCGGGCTGATTGTCAATACGGACGAGAATTGGCGAGCCGCGATCTGCGCTGGCCGCATCCAATTTGAGGA
This genomic interval from Pirellulales bacterium contains the following:
- a CDS encoding DUF3467 domain-containing protein; amino-acid sequence: DGFGGVPDDIADTRTGERCMTPEQPDKNPDHDGPRDDGTSHPGQDSGSPPPGSLNEQIQHVPVSARVPPGVSRGVFSTGVIVFDGPNEFVLDFVLRLGAPHVVASRVVMPHQVLAQFLAALRENITLYEGRFGKPAAMPVPKNPEGQKTTIADLYEQLKLPDEMLSGVYANAVMIGHTPSEFWFDFIANFYPRSCVSARVFLSAQQVPGLAETLNTSFQQHLRKRTGPPESPEPPPPPAG